ATTATCAATACCATAAGCCACTTGCCATTCAGTATCGCCTTCTTTCTTATATTTGTAGATAAGCTGACCATCTTTCGTGTGCTCAGGATCCACTGCCGCACCGTATTCAGGAATGCCGTTGCTGTTAGTATCACGTGCCGCTAACCACCAGTCATGGTAAGCCACTAACTGCGGGTACATTTCTTCAAGCCATGCTTTAGCATCAGTTGGACGGTTATATTTATCTTTTAGCGCGGTGTAAACTTCCCATACCGCCCATGACGCGAGTGATGGTTTGGTATTACGCTCATTCCATGTTTGTGCATCATTAAACTCGGTTAAGCCCAATGCATCACCACGTTGCTGAGACATATTCATACCAACCACATCAAGCAAGTAACCTTGATCGTATGGACGTAACACATCATCAGCCTGAACTTGGTGTTCAAACACTGTGCGAATATTTTCCATCGCTAGATCAGGATTGAAATGCGCCATTGCATACGCTTGTTTCCATGTATCCCACGGCCAAGTTAAGTTGCCAGAGAACCAACGTGCAGTTACTGATGGGGTTACCGTATCATGGCTTACCATACCTGCTGGGCTGCGCCAGTTGCAGGTTAAGGTTTCAATCGCTTTCACCGCAACACGCTCTTGATCTGCCGTTGCATTATCATTAACTAAGCCATGACTTAAGTAATTTTCCCAACGTGCCGTGGTTGCGTTCATGTATTTAATTGGATTTTTCAGAATATCGGCAACAACAGGTTGCTCTTTTTTCCACTCATCCGCTGTTAAAGTGTGGCTAAAGACGATATAGATCTTGGTTTCTTGCTCATCACCAATCTCTGATTCAGATTGATACTCTAAACCTTGTACCGTGGTTTTCGCGGCAACACTACGCTCGATATTAAAGGCTGAATCACCACGAGTTCTCACCCACCATGAATCACGCTCTTTACCAAACTGCAATGCAATATCACCGTGATCATCTGTCGTTAATGTGCGGGTTAAATCGGGTAATTCTTCTGCCACTGTTGCTGCGTAAGATTCAGGGTTTTCAACGCCATCTTTGGCGTAGAAGCCTTCAACTAATTTACCGTCCCACAATAGGGTCAGATCTTCACCACTGTTATTAGTGATCACGGTTTCAACTAATGATGAGCGAGAAGAGACAAACTGCAGTGTCATCTCAACACGAATATCATCTGCGGTTAATGTTTGAATCAACGCGCCAGGAATACTGTAAGCCACTGCTTTAAAATCAACAGGTTTACCATCTTTTAGAATCGATAACTTATCGAAATACTCAGCTACTGATGTGTTGTACTCTTCAGCAATCGCGGTAACACCAAAGCCACCTTTGCTTTCTGGATCAGCTTCTAGATCTGGTAATAAGTGACCATGCCATGCACCATCATCATGCAGTGGTGTGTAAGCCATGTGGTTACCCGCCCCCACTTCGGCAAGGTGTTTTGGCGTACCTGTGCGATCAATAATGTCTTTAAACTGCAGGGCTAATTCTGGTTTCTTTTTCTCTTCAGACGATGAACTAGACGAATCATCACTATTACAGCCAGCGGTCAATAATAAAGAGCCGATCACTGCGGCAAGTAATGTTTTCTTAGTTACTATTGGATTA
The genomic region above belongs to Photobacterium leiognathi and contains:
- the ygjK gene encoding alpha-glucosidase, translating into MTNNPIVTKKTLLAAVIGSLLLTAGCNSDDSSSSSSEEKKKPELALQFKDIIDRTGTPKHLAEVGAGNHMAYTPLHDDGAWHGHLLPDLEADPESKGGFGVTAIAEEYNTSVAEYFDKLSILKDGKPVDFKAVAYSIPGALIQTLTADDIRVEMTLQFVSSRSSLVETVITNNSGEDLTLLWDGKLVEGFYAKDGVENPESYAATVAEELPDLTRTLTTDDHGDIALQFGKERDSWWVRTRGDSAFNIERSVAAKTTVQGLEYQSESEIGDEQETKIYIVFSHTLTADEWKKEQPVVADILKNPIKYMNATTARWENYLSHGLVNDNATADQERVAVKAIETLTCNWRSPAGMVSHDTVTPSVTARWFSGNLTWPWDTWKQAYAMAHFNPDLAMENIRTVFEHQVQADDVLRPYDQGYLLDVVGMNMSQQRGDALGLTEFNDAQTWNERNTKPSLASWAVWEVYTALKDKYNRPTDAKAWLEEMYPQLVAYHDWWLAARDTNSNGIPEYGAAVDPEHTKDGQLIYKYKKEGDTEWQVAYGIDNYNALLESGNYVDISSPAQTAASWESGRDDAAVFGFIDTIADTQGLSDVEEIETIDQLGRYAKDRYGFDNSYVINDGKVAYSDNSPTNMAELNKAKKDWQVKFSENKDASGEVIGYSLMQESVDQASYWYSDNKYLAQIAGVLGHSEAAETFTQKAKETKDYINKCMFDTATGFYYDISIDSAEAKVLNNGCAGKPIVERGMGAEGWSPLFNGAATEATAKAVVDNMMNTSKFNTTVPLGTASADNPAYGADIYWRGRVWVDQFYFGVKGMANYGYTTEANEMVNKLFTNAEGLTKQLPIQENYNPETGAVQGANNFSWSSAHLYMLYNDFLK